A genome region from Methanococcoides burtonii DSM 6242 includes the following:
- a CDS encoding winged helix-turn-helix transcriptional regulator yields MNLDETDQTRIKRIAQTLSEVSNLNETDMFILLTLMKNSKITNSELAKILDFKDGNSAAYHTRNMQKEGLIDRYTIVPNWKRAGLATEFIILAEAEDEEQLLEIEKEHVIMADEYSSTTGEIVVTPTISGCVILQNVYHCFGDKTMAIISGRATSDQDAAVYCKNYLVSKYPDIKISLLLNKYKTVDEFFIDKNAVAKLKELFQIPEKEETSDTLDKLQGLPSEDR; encoded by the coding sequence ATGAACCTGGATGAAACTGATCAAACAAGAATTAAAAGAATTGCTCAAACGTTATCTGAAGTTTCAAACCTGAATGAAACTGACATGTTTATTCTGCTGACGTTGATGAAAAATAGCAAGATAACCAATTCAGAGCTGGCAAAGATACTGGATTTTAAAGACGGTAACTCTGCTGCATATCATACACGCAACATGCAAAAGGAAGGGTTGATCGACAGGTATACCATAGTACCTAACTGGAAACGTGCAGGATTGGCAACAGAATTCATCATACTTGCAGAAGCTGAAGATGAGGAGCAATTGCTTGAGATCGAGAAAGAGCATGTGATAATGGCTGATGAATATTCATCGACCACCGGGGAAATTGTTGTAACTCCAACTATTTCCGGATGTGTCATCCTGCAAAATGTCTATCATTGTTTTGGCGATAAAACAATGGCGATAATAAGCGGAAGGGCAACATCAGATCAGGACGCTGCAGTCTATTGTAAAAATTATCTTGTCAGTAAGTACCCCGACATAAAGATCAGCCTGCTCCTGAACAAATATAAAACTGTAGATGAGTTCTTCATTGACAAGAATGCAGTAGCAAAGCTAAAAGAACTTTTCCAGATACCGGAAAAGGAAGAAACTTCCGATACTCTGGATAAATTACAGGGTCTGCCATCAGAAGATAGATAA
- a CDS encoding sensor histidine kinase, whose protein sequence is MAAQEANRVKSEFFANMSHELRTPLNSVIGFSDLLLEGTFGELNAKQEKYAMNIQESGTHLLNIVNEILDISKVESGNMDLSYENVSVLEVIDNVMTMISPLAKKKNITISQNVDPNSIKIVADRGKVIQML, encoded by the coding sequence ATGGCAGCACAAGAAGCTAACCGTGTCAAATCTGAGTTCTTTGCAAACATGAGCCATGAACTAAGAACTCCTCTGAATTCTGTTATTGGTTTCTCCGATCTCCTTCTTGAAGGGACTTTTGGGGAACTGAACGCTAAGCAGGAAAAATATGCTATGAACATTCAGGAAAGTGGTACTCATCTTCTTAATATCGTCAATGAAATCCTTGATATATCCAAAGTAGAATCGGGAAATATGGATCTGAGCTATGAAAATGTCTCTGTCCTTGAAGTTATTGACAATGTTATGACTATGATATCTCCTCTGGCAAAGAAGAAGAATATCACCATTTCTCAGAATGTTGATCCGAACTCAATAAAAATTGTTGCCGATAGGGGCAAGGTCATCCAGATGCTTTAA
- a CDS encoding ATP-binding protein, which translates to MGTKVTGEYLDIFIQDTGVGISKEDLDKLFDPFVQLDSSASKMYKGTGLGLVKKFAELHSGMVQVES; encoded by the coding sequence ATTGGAACAAAAGTTACCGGAGAATATCTCGATATATTCATTCAGGACACTGGCGTAGGTATCTCAAAAGAGGATCTGGATAAATTATTCGATCCATTTGTACAGTTGGATTCGTCAGCATCGAAAATGTATAAGGGTACAGGTCTTGGTCTCGTCAAAAAGTTTGCGGAATTGCATAGCGGTATGGTTCAGGTGGAAAGTTAG
- a CDS encoding cysteine desulfurase, with protein sequence MYDILSVRKDFPVLEEVIYLDSGATTQTPVQAVNSMNDYFFKYAANHGRGAHRLARQTTDHYEDARDIVAEFLNIGSDGTIFTKNATESINMVSLGLKWETGDHVVTTVVEHHSNLLPWMRLREQGVEVTVVGSDREGNVDPKDIDEAITDRTRLVSVNHVSNVFGSVRDVKKITQIAHRSEVLSLVDGSQSAGHMPVDIKNIECDFFITPGHKGLLGPQGTGVLCIKDPEILEPVYVGGGTVHAVTTESYELEPYPSKFEAGTPNIPGIIGLGRAVEYVKDIGVEAIEKHEKELAQDTATRLAEIVGVEVYGPKDRTGVVPFNVQGMNPHDVAMILDETRKICVRSGYHCAMPSVDLIGVEGTVRASFALYNTKEEVDSLIEGVEQITMLI encoded by the coding sequence ATGTATGATATTCTTTCTGTACGCAAAGATTTCCCCGTTCTTGAGGAAGTTATCTACCTTGATAGCGGTGCCACTACACAGACACCTGTGCAAGCCGTCAATTCCATGAACGATTATTTTTTCAAATATGCTGCAAATCATGGCAGAGGAGCTCACAGGCTTGCCCGTCAGACCACAGACCATTATGAGGATGCAAGGGATATAGTTGCTGAATTCCTGAACATTGGATCAGATGGAACCATATTCACCAAAAATGCCACTGAAAGCATCAATATGGTATCGCTTGGACTGAAATGGGAAACTGGCGACCATGTGGTAACAACTGTTGTTGAACATCATTCAAATCTTCTCCCCTGGATGAGGCTAAGAGAACAGGGTGTTGAAGTCACAGTTGTCGGATCGGACAGGGAAGGAAATGTAGATCCAAAGGACATCGATGAGGCCATTACGGACAGAACGAGACTGGTGAGTGTCAACCATGTTTCAAATGTTTTCGGTTCTGTCAGGGATGTAAAAAAGATAACTCAGATAGCACACCGTTCAGAGGTATTATCTCTTGTTGACGGCTCACAGTCTGCCGGACATATGCCAGTGGATATCAAAAATATCGAGTGTGACTTTTTCATTACTCCAGGTCATAAAGGATTGCTCGGACCACAGGGAACTGGCGTGCTTTGCATAAAGGACCCGGAAATCCTCGAACCTGTTTATGTAGGGGGCGGAACCGTTCATGCAGTGACCACTGAAAGTTATGAACTTGAACCATACCCATCAAAGTTCGAAGCCGGGACCCCCAATATTCCGGGTATCATAGGCCTTGGACGAGCTGTGGAATATGTGAAGGACATTGGCGTTGAAGCTATAGAGAAACATGAGAAAGAGCTGGCACAGGATACTGCAACACGCCTTGCAGAGATAGTGGGAGTGGAGGTGTACGGACCAAAGGACAGGACCGGAGTTGTGCCTTTCAATGTGCAGGGCATGAACCCGCATGATGTCGCCATGATCCTTGACGAGACAAGAAAGATATGCGTTCGAAGCGGTTACCATTGTGCCATGCCATCAGTGGACCTGATCGGTGTCGAAGGTACCGTACGTGCTTCATTTGCCCTGTACAATACCAAAGAAGAGGTCGATTCTTTGATAGAGGGAGTTGAGCAGATCACAATGCTGATATGA
- a CDS encoding YcaO-related McrA-glycine thioamidation protein, with protein MCHILIDRSLQYIEGTQRVLDEAATLENTQPHLKRIGVTRIASITELDRIGIPVFSAIRPSAADGAISIYSGKGASEGQARISAMMESFERCLAERVSVNADIDEEIAADEFIESSDKATEDHELLDVHSLLLFEPITSDKLVEWTKGWDLLQEKEIYVPSNAVHHPYDSPGMSAKLFRSNTNGLASGNVIEEAILHGLLEVIERDALSISEFNRNPGKELVLTENDGLSYELVKKFENAGVQIKLWYLQHDTAVTTILAATDDLELKDAALLVMGAGSHLKPEIAVRRAITEAAQSRVVQIHGAREDTDRESFVRQIGYERMKRMNRFWYDEGESITLDQINDISASTPAENIDVVLNELRKVADSAIVVDLSRESIGVPVVRVIIPGFEQYTLDRERVGKRLRQGRKSSASSEKPWKRQFGRNK; from the coding sequence ATGTGTCATATTCTGATCGATCGATCATTGCAATATATAGAAGGTACGCAGCGCGTTCTCGATGAGGCGGCTACTCTTGAGAATACGCAACCTCATCTTAAAAGAATAGGTGTTACCAGGATCGCAAGCATAACCGAGCTTGATCGTATAGGAATACCTGTTTTTTCAGCTATAAGACCATCCGCAGCTGATGGTGCCATATCCATCTATTCCGGTAAAGGAGCTTCAGAGGGGCAGGCAAGGATCTCGGCCATGATGGAAAGTTTCGAACGATGTCTTGCTGAACGCGTGAGTGTAAATGCAGATATCGATGAAGAGATCGCAGCAGATGAATTTATTGAGAGTTCAGATAAAGCAACTGAAGACCATGAGTTACTGGATGTACATTCTTTACTTCTCTTTGAACCTATAACCTCTGATAAACTGGTCGAATGGACCAAAGGCTGGGATCTGTTACAGGAGAAGGAGATCTATGTCCCTTCAAATGCTGTCCATCACCCATACGATTCACCGGGAATGTCAGCCAAACTTTTCCGAAGCAATACCAATGGACTTGCTTCAGGTAACGTTATCGAGGAAGCCATTCTCCACGGTTTGCTTGAAGTGATCGAACGTGATGCTCTAAGCATCTCTGAGTTTAACAGGAATCCGGGCAAGGAACTCGTTCTTACTGAAAATGATGGTCTCAGCTATGAACTTGTAAAGAAGTTCGAAAATGCCGGAGTGCAGATAAAATTGTGGTATCTGCAACACGATACTGCTGTCACCACCATCTTAGCGGCTACCGACGATCTCGAACTGAAAGATGCTGCATTGCTTGTCATGGGTGCAGGCTCCCACCTCAAGCCGGAGATCGCTGTACGAAGGGCAATTACAGAAGCTGCACAATCAAGGGTCGTACAGATACACGGTGCACGTGAGGATACTGACAGGGAATCATTTGTAAGGCAGATCGGATATGAGCGCATGAAAAGGATGAACCGGTTCTGGTATGACGAAGGTGAGTCCATAACACTTGATCAGATAAACGATATCTCCGCATCAACTCCTGCTGAGAACATTGATGTGGTCCTCAATGAGCTACGTAAAGTGGCCGACAGTGCGATAGTGGTGGACCTGTCCCGTGAGAGTATCGGTGTTCCTGTGGTTAGGGTCATCATTCCCGGATTCGAACAATATACACTTGACCGTGAACGTGTGGGTAAACGTCTAAGACAAGGTCGCAAATCCTCAGCTTCATCTGAAAAGCCCTGGAAGAGACAGTTCGGTCGTAACAAGTGA